The genome window cgggaaaaaaaacacaaaaaaatcgTAATACCCTTCGTAATAAAGTTAAGAACTGAAGTGAGGaattgaaatgtgtgtgtcttatcAAATCCACGGGTATTGGAAATTTGGAACCGGTTTTAAAATAGAACTGGTTCTCGATACCCAACTCTAATCTGTTATTGAACCAGATGTTTGTGAACTGAAGGTGGGTCTAGAGGCCCTTGTCTAGTTATTACATACAATTGGAGTTCAGTACTTCCTTATGGTTTACTCACTGAGAATCAATATAGACTTTGGCCCTAAATCCATTTGCTGTGTTTTATACTAGCACCTTACTATTACCAGTTAATTCAGCATTGACTGTGTTGCAGGAATTGTCGGAGAGGCAGATGAAAATGGAGAAGACCATTACTTGTGGACTTACAAGAAACTGGAGATTGGCTTCAATGGAAATAGAATTGTTGATGTCAACTTGACCAGTGAAGGCAAAGTCAAGCTTGTTCCAAACACAAGAATTGCTATGTCTTATTCTGTAAGTGTTGTTATATTTCATATTCATTGTGTAAAATGGGATGGTACCACATGGCAAGAAGTCACAACCATCCATCTCATCATAGGTGAAGTGGAAGAAGTCCGACGTGAAGTTTGAGGACCGGTTTGACAAATACCTTGATCCATCCTTTTTCCAGCACAGAGTAAGTTGCTTTTTCACAGTGACATGTATGTAGATACTCAGCCTGCCAAATATCTGCTCCGCTGTGAAATCTAGGAAGGGTTTTGATATCTTCTGAATGTTAATaacatttgtaaatgtattcTTCATTCATTTATTATATAGATTCACTGGTTTTCCATTTTCAACTCCTTCATGATGGTGATTTTCCTGGTGGGCCTGGTATCCATGATCCTGATGAGAACACTCAGGAAAGACTATGCCAGATAcagcaaggaggaggagatggatgacATGGTAACTGTGTTTTTTATAAACAGTACTGATGATTGCATATTATTTGCAGTAACAATGTCAAATCCTCCTGTGTGTCATTGGGCTTTGATATAACCTGATGGTATAACTTTGTATCATAGGACCGGGACTTAGGAGATGAGTATGGGTGGAAGCAAGTCCATGGAGATGTGTTCAGACCCTCCAGCCACCCCAtgatcttctcctccctcattgGCTCCGGCTGCCAGATCTTCTCCGTCTCCTTCATCGTCATCCTTGTGGCCATGATTGAGGATCTGTACACAGAGTGAGTCATAAAAACAATGAATCAAAACCTTATGGACGCTGTATCTTACTCCTTACTCTTGTATGAACCCTGTGACATACCATTTATCTCTGCAGGAGAGGATCCATGCTGAGCACAGCCATATTTGTGTATGCCGCCACCTCTCCAGTGAATGGGTACTTTGGTGGAAGTTTGTATGCAAAACAAGGAGGTGGGTTGGTTTCATATTAGTTCCAACGTGCCAAACCTTGACTTTCCTTTGAAAACATGACAGTTCACACCCAATTAAGTGGACCTAACACCTTATATATTCATGTCATCGTGTAGGCAGGCGATGGATTAAACAGATGTTTATTGGAGCCTTCCTGATCCCAGCCATGGTGTGTGGGACAGCCTTCTTCATCAACTTCATTGCCATCTACTACCATGCCTCCCGAGCCATCCCCTTTGGTACTATGGTGAGTATTAAAAGCCAAACCCCTCCAGTTATGACCATTGCACAAACTGCAAGAAGCCCATTTAAATGAACCAATCCAGGGAAAGTCAACGTGGAATATTCACCAAACATTTAGAGGAATATTTCCTCGATGCTCTCATCAATTTATCTGCTACTTTTCCCTTCAGATTGCTGTTTGCTGCATCtgcttctttgtaattctgccACTAAACCTTGTGGGGACCATTCTGGGAAGAAATTTGTCGGGCCAGCCTAACTTTCCCTGTCGAGTTAATGCTGTGCCCAGACCGATCCCAGAGAAGAAATGGTACGATAAGACGTGTTGTCATTTGTTTGAGTTTTTGTTTCATTCAAACTTTAATCTCAAATAATGTTATATTcatgagatatgaccttttatTCTTTTATTGAACGTATATATGACTATAAATGACAGACCACGTCTTCCATGTCATTTTTAGGTCTTATGAATGCAGCTTTGACTTTGAATGAATTCAGGTTACATGTCTATGCAAAACCAAATTGTGGTCAATAAGAAATGAACACATTGTTTTCAGGTTCATGGAGCCGGCTGTCATTGTCTGCCTTGGAGGAATCCTCCCATTTGGTTCCATTTTCATTGAAATGTAAGCCAGTCCTACACCTGTCAATAGGCTATGCAATTCCcaacatttacagtattttagACATTACATAAAGAAATGTATATTTTCTGCTCACCTTTCAGGTACTTCATCTTCACTTCATTCTG of Hypomesus transpacificus isolate Combined female chromosome 11, fHypTra1, whole genome shotgun sequence contains these proteins:
- the tm9sf3 gene encoding transmembrane 9 superfamily member 3, with protein sequence MMGSSRWKIAVMVFSIAGLLMPVESDEHEHTYIDKEEVVLWMNTVGPYHNRQETYKYFSLPFCVGTKKTISHYHETLGEALQGVELEFSGLDIKFKDEVMQTTYCEIELDREKRDAFVYAIKNHYWYQMYIDDLPIWGIVGEADENGEDHYLWTYKKLEIGFNGNRIVDVNLTSEGKVKLVPNTRIAMSYSVKWKKSDVKFEDRFDKYLDPSFFQHRIHWFSIFNSFMMVIFLVGLVSMILMRTLRKDYARYSKEEEMDDMDRDLGDEYGWKQVHGDVFRPSSHPMIFSSLIGSGCQIFSVSFIVILVAMIEDLYTERGSMLSTAIFVYAATSPVNGYFGGSLYAKQGGRRWIKQMFIGAFLIPAMVCGTAFFINFIAIYYHASRAIPFGTMIAVCCICFFVILPLNLVGTILGRNLSGQPNFPCRVNAVPRPIPEKKWFMEPAVIVCLGGILPFGSIFIEMYFIFTSFWAYKIYYVYGFMMLVLVILCIVTVCVTIVCTYFLLNAEDYRWQWTSFLSAASTAVYVYMYSFYYYFFKTKMYGLFQTSFYFGYMAVFSTSLGIMCGAVGYMGTSAFVRKIYTNVKID